One region of Skermanella mucosa genomic DNA includes:
- a CDS encoding DUF2065 domain-containing protein, which yields MTTELLTALALVLVLEGIAYALFPDLMRRMLAIALMTPVGQLRVAGLIAAISGVGLVWLLRG from the coding sequence TTGACCACTGAACTGCTGACGGCGCTGGCCCTCGTGCTCGTGCTCGAGGGCATCGCCTATGCCCTCTTCCCGGACCTGATGCGCCGCATGCTGGCGATCGCCCTGATGACCCCGGTCGGCCAGCTCCGGGTCGCCGGCCTGATCGCGGCCATCAGCGGGGTCGGGCTGGTCTGGCTGCTGCGGGGCTGA